The genomic interval GATGATTGAGTAGGGCGGCATTATGTATTCGATGCTGCGCCCTCAACCATCTTCAAGTTATATCAATACTTAAAATTGATTTTTACGTGCAGTCACTTCTGTCATCCAGCTTGCGACATCTTCAAAAATGACGTTATTGTAATGAGGTTCATTGAAAAGTTCATGTTCTAAACCATCATAAAGGCGTAATGATTTATGTTCTGATGCGATTTCGGCTTTTGATAAAATTGTAAGGCATCTTGTGGGTTGACGAGGCCATCTGCTGTGCCATGCATAATGAGTACGTCATCTACAAAGTCATACGGTTTAGATTTTAACTTCAATGACGCCATCAATTATCGCATAAGTTAAGCCCATCGAAATTTCTTTTAATACGAGGTCGTCACGCTGATAATTTTCAACAACACGTGGATCTGAACATAGTCCGTCGCTCATATCATTTGGAAAATACGTATCGGTTGGAATTTTACGTTCACCGTACGCTTCTTCAAACAATTGGTTATTGTCTCGTGTCACTGCACCAGAAGTAATCATACCATCCACACGACCAGGGAAACGGGTACTAAACATAGAGACGGCGAAACCACCCATACTATGACCAATTAAGAATACTTTGCCTTCAAAATGCGCCTTCACATAGTCCACGACTGCCGTCAAATCTTCAATAATTTGGTCTTTGTTGTCATAATAAGCTCTCGGTCCTTCAGAACGCCCACGACCGCGTTGATCGTAGCGAATGACATGATAATCATAGTTGACCGAATAATCAGTCAATTCATCGTAACGATCAAGATGTTCAGCTAAACCATGCACAATAATGACATTAATCGTTTCATCACTAAAAGAGAATCATTCATCGGCTGTATTGATTTTTGTGTAGAGCTGCGTACCGTCTTGCGAAGAAATATACTTGATATCATTCATTGAAAAACCTCCTTATTTTTCAATTACAGTGTATACTAAAAAAATAAAAACGTGAAAGAATATGAAGATAAAATTAAAAGTGATATATTGATGATTGAATGTGCGCTAAGCTTTCATATTGAATCAACGGGGTATATGATTAAAATATGTGTAAAGGAGGTTTTCGTGATGCAACTCATATTCGATCCGAGCGTGAATATGATTTATCGTATCTTTCTAGGTTTCTTTTTCTTAATCAATATTGTACTCGCATTTGTGATTATCTTTATGGAAAGAGACCGCCGAGATGCGACGTCTACATGGGCTTGGTTACTGTTGCTCTTTATTATGCCAACATTAGGCTTCTTATTATATCTTTTCTTTGGTCGCGCAGTAAAAATGAAACAAACACGGCATGATGAAAGTAAAGCGGTAGAAGATGCGCGGACACGTGTTAAAAATCAAAAAGAACACTTTAAAAACAAGCAATTCAGCACAGACAACCCTGTAGTAGAGAAGCAGTCTGATTTGGTTGAAATGATGTTAACACGAGAAGCGAGCTTTTTAAGTGAAAACAATCATGTCTCCATTTTTACAGATGGCCATGAATTATTTAATCAAATGAAACAAGACTTGAGAGAAGCGCAAAAATACATTCATATGGAGTTTTATATTTTAAATATGGATGGGTTAGGCACTGAGATATTACAAATTTTGAAAGATAAAGCTCGGGAAGGTCTCGAAGTGAAGTTATTGTATGATGCAGTTGGTTCTAAACAATTGAGAAAGTCAAAATTAAAAGGTTTGGTTGATGCGGGTGTTGAAGTGGAAGCCTTTTTCCATGCGAAAATCATTCCATTTATCAATTTCCGTGTGAACAACCGGAACCACCGAAAAAATGTTGTGATTGATGGCGATATTGGGTATGTCGGTGGCTTTAATGTTGGGGATGAATATCTTGGTTTAGATCAAAAAATGGGCTACTGGCGTGATACCCATTTGCGTATTCAAGGTGATGGCGTGGATGCATTACAATTAAGCTTTATTCATGATTGGAACTCACAAGTCGATGAAGACCAACAATTGAAATACATTGCTCGTTATTTCCCGAAAAATGCACGAAAAGACGGCAATGTCGCATTACAACTCGGGTTAAGTGGACCGGATCGTGAATGGCCACAACTGGAATTTGCTTATTTGAAAATGATTATGAATGCGAAGTCCACGATTTACATGCATTCGCCTTATTTTGTACCAGATATTGGTTACGTGAACGCCTTACGTATTGCCGCTAAAGCAGGTGTAGACATTCATCTGATCGTCCCTAACAAGCCAGATCAGCCGTTTGTGCATTGGGCGACATTAACGACAGTCGCGCAACTGATGAAAGATGGCGTCAATGTGTATACGTATGAAAATGGCTTTATTCACTCTAAAATGATGGTCATTGATGGTGAAGTCGCATCAGTCGGTTCTGCTAATATGGATGAACGGAGCTTTAAATTAAACTTTGAAGTCAATGCGATTGTGTATAACGAAGAGATTGCGCAAACATTAATTGCAGCATTTAAAGAAGATTTGAAAGTGTCGCAAAAACTGACACCAGAACGTTATGCGGCCCGTTCAAATTGGGTGAAATTCAAGCAGTCTATCGCTAAATTACTGTCGCCTATTTTGTAAATCCAATTAAAAAGGAGCTAGGAGATGCATTGTTCCTAGCTTTTCTTTTTGTTTAGTAAAGCCCAATCTCTAAAAAAATCAAATGACAAAAATAAAGCAATAAAATTAATTTTATGACATCAATTGTCATTTTACATTTTTAGTGATACGATACTGTTGTAAAACTTAAATATGGAATTTGCTAGGGGTGCCATTAATGCGCTGAAAGAGGTTAACGCCTCAACCCTTTGAACCTGATCTAGATCATACTAGCGTAGGGAAGCAAACGAAACCTTCATGACTGACTTGTGTTCATTTGTAAGGCGAAATCGTGTTGTGATGCAACATACATGATTTCGGCTCACTTTTGACGCACTTTAATAGATTCGTTCGTTTTCGTACGCACTTTAGAATTATTTTGAGTGCGTTTTTATTTTGCCTATTATTTTCAGTGATGTTAATGCCTCTTAGTAAAGTCAGAGGGGGTTAATTGAATGAAACAAGAACAAATTGAATTAAAGAAAAACTTTCCAGCAAGTCAACGTATTTTTAAGCAAGGTGAGGATGAGGATATTCAAGTCCCATTTCGCCAAATCGCATTGTCTGAAACGGTAACCGAACAAGGGACAACGAAAAATGAACCTTTCGTCGTCTACGATACAGCAGGACCTTATCATGATGACACATATGAAGTCGATGTCACGAAAGGCATTCCGGCGTTGCGAACAGATTGGATTGAAGACCGTCAAGACGTCGAGCATTATGAAGGACGTCGAGTGCAATCTATCGACAACGGTTACCATTCAGAAACACATAAAAATATTGTTGAACATCCATTCAAATATCAACCGAGACGTGCACGAGAGGGTAAACGCGTAACACAAATGTATTATGCGAAACAAGGCATGATTACTAAAGAAATGAAGTTCGTTGCAGCACGTGAAAATGTGAGTCCAGAATTTGTCAGAGATGAGATTGCGAGAGGGCGCGCGATTATTCCGAACAATATCAATCATCCTGAATCAGAACCAATGATTATCGGTAAAAATTTCCAAGTGAAGATTAACGCCAATATCGGTAACTCTGCCGTGTCGTCGTCTATTGAAGCAGAAATTGAAAAATTAGTATGGGCGATTCATTGGGGTGCCGATACGATGATGGACTTATCGACAGGAAAAAACATTCATGCGACACGTGAATATTTAATCCGTAACTCGCCAGTTCCAGTCGGTACGGTGCCAATTTATCAAGCGTTGGAGAAAGTGAACGGTATCGCGGAAGACTTAACCTGGGAAATATATCGAGATACTTTAATTGAACAAGCTGAACAAGGTGTAGATTACTTTACGATTCATGCTGGCGTCTTATTGCGATATGTGCCATTAACGGTGGATCGCTTAACTGGTATCGTGTCTCGTGGCGGCTCAATTATGGCGCAATGGTGTTTGGCCCATCACGAAGAAAGCTTTTTATACACGCATTTTGATGAAATTTGTCAAATATTGAACCGTTACGATATTGCGGTGTCATTGGGCGATGGTTTACGTCCAGGTTCGATTTATGATGCAAATGACGAAAGCCAAATTGCTGAACTGAAAACGTTAGGCGAATTGACAGAGATTGCTTGGGAACACGATGTCCAAGTGATGATAGAAGGTCCTGGACATGTACCGATGCATAAAATTAAAGAAAACCAAGAGCTGGCAGACTTTTATTGTAAAGAAGCGCCATTTTATACACTCGGACCGTTAACAACTGATATTGCACCGGCATATGACCACATTACATCAGCCATTGGTGCAGCTCAAATCGCAAGTCATGGGACAGCGATGTTATGTTATGTGACACCTAAAGAGCATCTCGGTTTACCGAATAAAGATGACGTGCGTGATGGCGTCGTGACGTATAAAATCGCCGCACATGCCGCTGATATCGCCAAAGGGTTACCAGGTGCGACAGATCGGGATGATGCGGTGAGTAAAGCCCGTTTTGAATTCAGATGGATAGATCAGTTTAACTTATCACTCGACCCTGACCGTGCACGTGCTTTCCATGATGAAACATTGCCAGCAGAATCAGCTAAAGTGGCACATTTCTGTAGCATGTGTGGACCGAAATTCTGTTCAATGCGTATTTCTCACAATATTCGTGATGCCCATAAAGAAAAATTAGCAGGTATGCAAGAAATGGCTGAGGAATTTAAGGCACAAGGGAGTAAAATTTATCATTAATCGAATTAAATACAAGAGCTGGGATGAGGTTTGGATCCTGGCTCTTTTTATTTTTGATCACTTGGTAGGTATACATGTTTTGTGTTATATAAAAATATCATTATTCTCTAAATGTTTTTTTGCAATATCATAGAGCTAAAAATTTGAAATAAAAAGAAAAAGGTGTATGATTTTATTATCTTAAAATAGAAATAGGTGAAAATGAAATGAATAACATAAAAAATATGAAACATGCCTATCCTTATCTCGGCATTGTCATTTTATTACATATTGTCGGTATCGTTTTGATGTGGATTGGCGGCTCGCAATACCCGTTATTAATGAGCATGGGCATCATTGCTTATACACTCGGATTGCGTCATGCATTTGATGCGGACCACATTGCGGCGATTGATAATACCGTGCGCAAATTACTCCAACAGAAACAAAATCCAATGGGTGTGGGTTTTTACTTTTCATTAGGGCATTCGTCCGTTGTTTTCTTAATGGCGGCTGCATTAGGTATTGCGGTGACTTGGGCACAACGTCATTTGGAAAGCTTTCAAACGACAGGCGGATTAATTGGTACTATTGTTTCAGGTGTCTTTTTATTGCTAATCGGTATTTTAAACTTAGTTATTTTAGTACAACTGATTCAATTATTCCGTCAATTACGTCATAGAAACATTACAGACGCACAAATGGATGAACGCATCGAATCACGCGGTTTAATCATGCGTTTTGTTCGACCGCTCTTCCAGTTTATTCAAAAAAGTTGGCACATCTTCCCATTAGGTTTCTTATTTGGACTGGGTTTTGATACGGCGAGTGAGGTGTCATTATTGGCATTATCAGCAGGTGCAGCCCAACATACCGTGCCGTTTTTAGGGATTATCGCATTACCTATTTTGTTCGCTGCGGGTATGAGTTTGTTAGATACATTGGATGGTGTATTGATGACAAACGCGTATCATTGGGCATTTGACAAACCTGCACGTAAAATTTTCTATAACATAACGATGACCGCCATTTCAGTCGTTGCCGCCTTACTCATTGGTGGCGTCGAAATCGTGCAATTACTTGGTGAAAAATGGCATTGGAAAAATGGTTTTCTCGGCTGGGTGACACAATTAGATTTCGGTTGGCTCGGTTATGCATTAGTCATCGTGCTTATTCTTTCATGGATTATTGCGATGGTAGTATGGAAAGTCGGCCGCTTTGAAGAAAGATGGAGTTAATTATAAACGATCCATTTTAAGCAAACAGAAAGACAGACGTCAGTTTGAAAAATAATTCAAACCACGCCTGTCTTTTAAATTTGAAGAAAAGTGATTAGATTGCAAGAGCAACCCGAGACGCTTGAGGAATCAACTGTAGTGGAAAATCCGCTAAGTCAAATCAAGTGTTATTGTTCTAAAGTCTTTTCAATAGTTGTATTTCGTCCTGATCTTGATCCAATCGTCATAATCGCAAGGCCTGTCACGAGTAATACTAATAATGACACCATCCATTGTCCTGTCCAATCGTGTAAAATACCGAAGAACAATGGTCCGATACATGCCAACAAATAGCCCACTGCTTGCGACATACCTGCCAATTTCGCTGCAGTTAAACCACTTTCGGTACGTAAACTAAATAGTGTATTCACCAAACCGAACGCAATGCCAAGTGCAATACCAATAATGATGAGTGATAAGAGGGCCATGCGCGGCGCAAACATTAATATTAAAATAGCGACAGTAAAGAGAACGCCTGTAAATGCGATAGGTAAGACTTG from Staphylococcus sp. MI 10-1553 carries:
- a CDS encoding HoxN/HupN/NixA family nickel/cobalt transporter, with amino-acid sequence MNNIKNMKHAYPYLGIVILLHIVGIVLMWIGGSQYPLLMSMGIIAYTLGLRHAFDADHIAAIDNTVRKLLQQKQNPMGVGFYFSLGHSSVVFLMAAALGIAVTWAQRHLESFQTTGGLIGTIVSGVFLLLIGILNLVILVQLIQLFRQLRHRNITDAQMDERIESRGLIMRFVRPLFQFIQKSWHIFPLGFLFGLGFDTASEVSLLALSAGAAQHTVPFLGIIALPILFAAGMSLLDTLDGVLMTNAYHWAFDKPARKIFYNITMTAISVVAALLIGGVEIVQLLGEKWHWKNGFLGWVTQLDFGWLGYALVIVLILSWIIAMVVWKVGRFEERWS
- the thiC gene encoding phosphomethylpyrimidine synthase ThiC, with product MKQEQIELKKNFPASQRIFKQGEDEDIQVPFRQIALSETVTEQGTTKNEPFVVYDTAGPYHDDTYEVDVTKGIPALRTDWIEDRQDVEHYEGRRVQSIDNGYHSETHKNIVEHPFKYQPRRAREGKRVTQMYYAKQGMITKEMKFVAARENVSPEFVRDEIARGRAIIPNNINHPESEPMIIGKNFQVKINANIGNSAVSSSIEAEIEKLVWAIHWGADTMMDLSTGKNIHATREYLIRNSPVPVGTVPIYQALEKVNGIAEDLTWEIYRDTLIEQAEQGVDYFTIHAGVLLRYVPLTVDRLTGIVSRGGSIMAQWCLAHHEESFLYTHFDEICQILNRYDIAVSLGDGLRPGSIYDANDESQIAELKTLGELTEIAWEHDVQVMIEGPGHVPMHKIKENQELADFYCKEAPFYTLGPLTTDIAPAYDHITSAIGAAQIASHGTAMLCYVTPKEHLGLPNKDDVRDGVVTYKIAAHAADIAKGLPGATDRDDAVSKARFEFRWIDQFNLSLDPDRARAFHDETLPAESAKVAHFCSMCGPKFCSMRISHNIRDAHKEKLAGMQEMAEEFKAQGSKIYH
- the cls gene encoding cardiolipin synthase; the protein is MQLIFDPSVNMIYRIFLGFFFLINIVLAFVIIFMERDRRDATSTWAWLLLLFIMPTLGFLLYLFFGRAVKMKQTRHDESKAVEDARTRVKNQKEHFKNKQFSTDNPVVEKQSDLVEMMLTREASFLSENNHVSIFTDGHELFNQMKQDLREAQKYIHMEFYILNMDGLGTEILQILKDKAREGLEVKLLYDAVGSKQLRKSKLKGLVDAGVEVEAFFHAKIIPFINFRVNNRNHRKNVVIDGDIGYVGGFNVGDEYLGLDQKMGYWRDTHLRIQGDGVDALQLSFIHDWNSQVDEDQQLKYIARYFPKNARKDGNVALQLGLSGPDREWPQLEFAYLKMIMNAKSTIYMHSPYFVPDIGYVNALRIAAKAGVDIHLIVPNKPDQPFVHWATLTTVAQLMKDGVNVYTYENGFIHSKMMVIDGEVASVGSANMDERSFKLNFEVNAIVYNEEIAQTLIAAFKEDLKVSQKLTPERYAARSNWVKFKQSIAKLLSPIL